In Kogia breviceps isolate mKogBre1 chromosome 19, mKogBre1 haplotype 1, whole genome shotgun sequence, a single genomic region encodes these proteins:
- the MYO19 gene encoding unconventional myosin-XIX isoform X3, with amino-acid sequence MQEYHAAPQPQKLKPHIFTVGEQTYRNVKGLIEPVNQSIVVSGESGAGKTWTSRCLMKFYAVVAASPTSWENHQIAERIEQRILNSNPVMEAFGNACTLRNNNSSRFGKFIQLQLNRAQQMTGAAVQTYLLEKTRVACQASSERNFHIFYQICKGASADERLQWHLPEGAAFSWLPNPERTLEEDCFEVTREAMLHLGIDAPTQNNIFQALAGLLHLGNTRFADSGNEAQPCPLMDDANCSVRTAASLLRLPEDPLLETLRIRTIRAGRRQQVFRKPCSRAECDTRRDCLAKLVYARLFDWLVSVINSSICADPDSWTTFIGLLDVYGFESFPTNSLEQLCINYANEKLQQHFVAHYLRAQQEEYTAEGLEWSTVSYQDNQTCLDLIEGSPISICSLINEECRLNRPSSAAQLQTRVESALAGSPCLGHNKLSREPSFIVVHYAGSVRYHTAGLVEKNKDPIPPELTRLLQQSQDPLLKVLFPADPEEKSQEEPSGQSRAPVLTVVSKFKASLEQLLQVLHSTTPHYIRCIKPNSQGRAQMFHQEEVLSQLEACGLVETIHISAAGFPIRVSHRNFLERYELLRRLCPGAAPSPHGPPPDEGRPEWSPGSEQATLQALLQDILHTLPALARAPAEATPAPVHCGRTKVFMTDSALELLEHGRAQVLEQCARCIQGGWRRHWGRKQERQRRAAVLIQAAVRSWLTRKHIQRLHAAATVIKRTWQEWRIRMAFLASKELDGVEEQHPSRVTCSPSSFPLPQAQTRLLGAATRFWPLGLVLANAAVGARGFRRKLVVFACLPLPVGSPSSYTVQTAQEQAGVTSIRALPQGSIKFHCRKSPLRYADICPEPSPNTVTGFNQILLERHRLGHV; translated from the exons ATGCAAGAGTACCACGCTGCTCCTCAGCCCCAG AAACTGAAGCCCCACATCTTCACTGTGGGTGAACAGACCTACAGGAATGTCAAGGGCCTGATCGAGCCAGTCAACCAGTCTATTGTCGTCAGTGGAGAGAGTGGTGCTGGCAAG ACTTGGACGTCCCGCTGCCTGATGAAGTTCTACGCTGTGGTGGCCGCGTCACCCACATCCTGGGAAAACCACCAGATTGCAGAGAGGATAGAACAGCGAATCTTGAACTCCAACCCTGTCATGGAAGCTTTCG GGAACGCGTGCACACTGAGGAATAACAACAGCAGCCGCTTCGGGAAGTTCATCCAGCTCCAGCTGAACAG GGCTCAGCAGATGACTGGAGCTGCAGTTCAGACCTACTTGCTAGAGAAAACTCGAGTGGCCTGCCAGGCCTCCAGTGAGAGGAACTTCCACATTTTCTATCAG ATCTGCAAAGGAGCCAGTGCGGACGAGAGGCTCCAGTGGCACCTCCCTGAGGGAGCCGCCTTCTCCTGGCTGCCCAACCCAGAGAGGACCTTGGAAG AGGATTGTTTCGAGGTGACCAGGGAGGCCATGCTTCATTTGGGCATCGATGCCCCCACCCAGAACAACATCTTTCAG GCCCTAGCTGGACTGCTGCACCTCGGCAACACCCGGTTTGCTGACTCCGGGAAtgaagcccagccctgcccactgaTGGACGATGCTAACT GCTCTGTCAGGACAGCGGCCTCACTGCTGCGGCTCCCAGAAGACCCTCTGCTGGAGACACTGCGGATTCGAACCATCAGGGCAGGCAGGCGGCAGCAGGTGTTCCGGAAGCCCTGCTCCCGGGCCGAGTGTGACACCCGTAGAGACTGTCTGGCCAAACTGGTCTATGCACG GCTGTTTGACTGGCTGGTATCGGTGATCAACAGCAGCATCTGTGCGGACCCTGACTCCTGGACCACTTTCATAG gcCTGCTGGACGTGTACGGGTTTGAGTCGTTCCCCACCAACAGTCTGGAACAGTTGTGCATCAACTATGCCAACGAGAAGCTGCAGCAGCACTTCGTGGCTCACTACCTCAGGGCCCAGCAG GAGGAGTACACAGCTGAGGGCCTGGAGTGGTCGACTGTCAGCTACCAGGACAACCAGACCTGTTTGGATCTCATCGAGGGGAGCCCCATCAGCATCTGCTCCCTCATAAATGAG GAATGCCGCCTTAATCGGCCAAGCAGTGCAGCCCAGCTCCAGACACGCGTTGAGAGTGCCCTGGCGGGCAGCCCCTGCCTGGGCCACAACAAGCTCAGCCGGGAGCCCAGCTTCATCGTGGTGCATTATGCGGGGTCCGTGCGGTACCACACCGCAGGCCTGGTGGAGAAGAACAAG GACCCCATCCCCCCTGAGCTGACCAGGCTCCTACAGCAGTCCCAGGACCCCCTGCTCAAGGTGCTGTTTCCTGCTGACCCTGAAGAGAAGTCCCAGGAGGAGCCCTCTGGCCAGAGCAGGGCCCCTGTGTTGACCGTGGTGTCCAAGTTCAAG GCCTCCCTGGAGCAGCTTCTGCAGGTCCTGCATAGCACCACACCCCACTACATTCGCTGCATCAAGCCCAACAGCCAGGGCCGGGCGCAGATGTTCCACCAAGAGGAG GTCCTGAGCCAGCTGGAGGCCTGTGGCCTCGTGGAGACCATCCACATCAGTGCCGCCGGCTTCCCCATCCG GGTCTCTCACCGGAACTTCCTGGAGCGGTATGAGTTACTGAGAAGGCTCTGTCCTGgcgcagcccccagcccccatggCCCACCTCCAGACGAAGGGCGCCCAG AATGGTCTCCAGGCTCCGAGCAGGCCACGCTGCAAGCCCTCCTCCAGGACATCCTCCACACTCTGCCAGCCCTGGCTCGGGCACCAGCTGAGGCCACACCGGCCCCAGTGCACTGTGGCAGGACCAAGGTGTTCATGACTGACTCCGCG CTGGAGCTTCTGGAACACGGGCGTGCCCAGGTGCTGGAGCAGTGTGCCCGCTGCATCCAGGGTGGCTGGAGGCGACACTGGGGCCGCAAGCAGGAGAGGCAGAGGCGGGCCGCCGTGCTCATCCAGGCAG CCGTTCGTTCCTGGTTGACTCGGAAGCACATCCAGAGGCTGCACGCAGCTGCCACGGTCATCAAACGCACGTGGCAGGAGTGGAGG atcAGAATGGCCTTCCTTGCTTCTAAAGAACTGGATGGTGTGGAAGAACAACACCCGTCTCGAGTCACCTGTTCCCCGAGCTCCTTTCCACTGCCCCAGGCACAGACCCGGCTCCTGGGGGCGGCAACCCGCTTCTGGCCCCTGGGACTGGTCCTGGCCAACGCCGCTGTGGGTGCTCGTGGCTTCCGGAGGAAGCTGGTGGTCTTCGCCTGCCTCCCGCTCCCCGTGGGCAGCCCCAGCAGCTACACTGTCCAGACAGCACAAGAACAAGCTGGAGTCACGTCCATCCGAGCGCTGCCTCAG GGTTCGATAAAGTTTCACTGCAGAAAGTCTCCACTGCGCTATGCTGACATCTGCCCTGAACCTTCGCCCAACACTGTTACTGGCTTTAATCAGATCCTGCtggaaagacacaggctgggCCACGTGTGA